From the Coffea arabica cultivar ET-39 unplaced genomic scaffold, Coffea Arabica ET-39 HiFi ptg000200l, whole genome shotgun sequence genome, one window contains:
- the LOC113719032 gene encoding auxin-responsive protein IAA32-like isoform X2 — protein sequence MDSNASNYHLNHATLPQVYYQGKEADNIIDLGLSLRVLQPESYHPSPHDDFDVLIDWHQLHPRMKNSKTDYPQNMVGNHDDETEGVQSKERWSYVKVNMDGVIVGRKICILDHMGYSDLALQLEEMFGKQSVYGLRLFQSNSEYSLLYRDRDEHWRTVDDVPWNNFVESVKRLRIVRKDEAFSPSSSALLNSL from the exons ATGGATTCAAATGCATCAAATTACCATCTAAATCATGCAACTCTCCCCCAAGTTTATTACCAGGGGAAGGAGGCTGACAATATCATTGACTTGGGCCTTAGCCTAAGAGTTTTGCAGCCAGAGTCTTATCATCCATCTCCTCATG ATGACTTTGATGTCCTGATAGACTGGCACCAGCTGCATCCCCGGATGAAAAATTCAAAGACTGATTATCCACAAAATATGGTGGGAAATCatgatgatgaaactgaggGAGTTCAAAGCAAGGAGCGTTGGTCATATGTGAAAGTTAACATGGATGGAGTAATAGTTGGCAGGAAAATCTGCATCCTTGACCATATGGGCTACTCTGATCTTGCACTTCAACTAGAAGAAATGTTCG GGAAACAGTCTGTGTATGGTCTGCGACTGTTCCAATCCAACTCGGAATATTCCCTGCTATATAGGGACAGAGATGAGCATTGGAGGACTGTTGACGATGTTCCTTGGAA TAATTTTGTAGAAAGTGTCAAGAGGCTGAGAATTGTGCGGAAGGATGAAGCATTTAGTCCCTCTTCATCAGCATTGCTTAATTCTCTCTAA
- the LOC113719032 gene encoding auxin-responsive protein IAA32-like isoform X1, with protein sequence MDSNASNYHLNHATLPQVYYQGKEADNIIDLGLSLRVLQPESYHPSPHADDFDVLIDWHQLHPRMKNSKTDYPQNMVGNHDDETEGVQSKERWSYVKVNMDGVIVGRKICILDHMGYSDLALQLEEMFGKQSVYGLRLFQSNSEYSLLYRDRDEHWRTVDDVPWNNFVESVKRLRIVRKDEAFSPSSSALLNSL encoded by the exons ATGGATTCAAATGCATCAAATTACCATCTAAATCATGCAACTCTCCCCCAAGTTTATTACCAGGGGAAGGAGGCTGACAATATCATTGACTTGGGCCTTAGCCTAAGAGTTTTGCAGCCAGAGTCTTATCATCCATCTCCTCATG CAGATGACTTTGATGTCCTGATAGACTGGCACCAGCTGCATCCCCGGATGAAAAATTCAAAGACTGATTATCCACAAAATATGGTGGGAAATCatgatgatgaaactgaggGAGTTCAAAGCAAGGAGCGTTGGTCATATGTGAAAGTTAACATGGATGGAGTAATAGTTGGCAGGAAAATCTGCATCCTTGACCATATGGGCTACTCTGATCTTGCACTTCAACTAGAAGAAATGTTCG GGAAACAGTCTGTGTATGGTCTGCGACTGTTCCAATCCAACTCGGAATATTCCCTGCTATATAGGGACAGAGATGAGCATTGGAGGACTGTTGACGATGTTCCTTGGAA TAATTTTGTAGAAAGTGTCAAGAGGCTGAGAATTGTGCGGAAGGATGAAGCATTTAGTCCCTCTTCATCAGCATTGCTTAATTCTCTCTAA